The following proteins are encoded in a genomic region of Pseudomonas sp. Os17:
- a CDS encoding MFS transporter: protein MSRPESNLPALEPRARLALASLSLTMLMPSLDSSIANAALPALAEVFAASFQQVQWIVLAYLLVMTSLIAGAGRLGDLLGRRRLLLGGIVLFTLASLGCALAPGLGWLLAGRALQGLGAALMLALSMALVGDALPKARTGAAMGLLGSLSALGTTLGPSLGGLLLAGGGWRWMFLVNVPLGLLALGLAWRSLPRDRRSASVAGFDLAGTVLLALSLGAYALALTLGERPWAVQNLGLLLVAALGGGLLMRVERRAAAPLLQPALLRRPVLRSGLIGSLLVSTVIMTTLVVGPFYLSRGLGLDPARVGLCLSLGPLVAALAGVPAGRLVDRYGARPLCRLGLLGLFAGCSLLALLPSHLGLAGYLLPIALVTAGYALFQAANNSLVMLDAAPAQRGLTAGLLSLSRHLGLISGVAAMGALFAWVARAPTAAGASVEAVVSGMHWTYGVAALLTLSALAIACSDRLSGRLDDACRAPRPS, encoded by the coding sequence ATGTCCCGTCCCGAATCCAATCTTCCCGCGCTTGAGCCCCGGGCGCGCCTGGCCCTGGCCAGCCTGTCGCTGACGATGCTGATGCCGTCGCTGGACAGCAGCATTGCCAATGCCGCGCTGCCGGCGCTGGCCGAGGTGTTCGCCGCCTCCTTCCAGCAGGTGCAGTGGATCGTCCTCGCCTACCTGTTGGTGATGACCAGCCTGATTGCCGGCGCCGGGCGCCTGGGCGACCTGCTGGGGCGACGGCGCCTGCTGCTGGGCGGGATCGTCCTGTTCACCCTGGCTTCCCTGGGCTGCGCGCTGGCCCCCGGCCTGGGTTGGCTGCTGGCGGGCCGAGCCCTGCAGGGGCTGGGGGCGGCGCTGATGCTGGCCTTGAGCATGGCCCTGGTGGGGGATGCCTTGCCCAAGGCGCGCACCGGTGCGGCCATGGGCCTGTTGGGCAGCCTGTCGGCCCTGGGCACCACCCTGGGCCCGTCCCTGGGCGGTCTGTTGCTGGCCGGTGGCGGCTGGCGCTGGATGTTTCTGGTCAATGTGCCGTTGGGACTGCTGGCGCTGGGGCTGGCCTGGCGCAGTCTGCCGCGGGATCGCCGGTCAGCCTCGGTCGCCGGCTTCGACCTGGCCGGCACCGTGCTCCTGGCCCTGAGCCTGGGGGCCTATGCCCTGGCCCTGACCTTGGGCGAACGGCCCTGGGCTGTACAGAACCTGGGGCTGCTGCTGGTGGCGGCGCTGGGAGGCGGGCTGCTGATGCGGGTCGAGCGCCGGGCCGCTGCGCCGCTGTTGCAGCCGGCCCTGCTGCGCCGACCGGTCTTGCGCAGCGGCCTGATCGGCAGCCTGCTGGTGTCCACGGTGATCATGACCACCCTGGTGGTCGGGCCTTTCTATCTGTCCCGCGGGCTGGGTCTGGACCCCGCCCGGGTGGGGCTGTGCCTGTCCCTGGGACCGCTGGTGGCGGCCCTCGCCGGAGTGCCCGCCGGGCGCCTGGTGGATCGCTACGGCGCTCGCCCACTGTGCCGCCTGGGGTTGCTGGGACTGTTCGCCGGCTGCAGCCTGCTGGCCCTGTTGCCCAGCCATCTGGGGCTGGCGGGTTACCTGCTGCCCATCGCCCTGGTCACCGCCGGCTATGCGCTGTTCCAGGCGGCCAACAACAGCCTGGTGATGCTCGATGCAGCGCCTGCGCAGCGGGGATTGACGGCAGGCTTGCTGAGCCTGTCGCGCCATCTCGGGCTGATCAGCGGCGTGGCCGCCATGGGGGCGTTGTTCGCCTGGGTGGCGCGAGCGCCAACCGCTGCTGGGGCCAGCGTCGAGGCGGTCGTCAGCGGCATGCACTGGACCTACGGCGTGGCGGCGCTGCTGACCCTGTCGGCCCTGGCCATCGCCTGCTCCGACCGGCTGTCAGGGCGGCTCGACGACGCTTGTCGGGCGCCGCGCCCGAGCTAG
- a CDS encoding alkaline phosphatase D family protein → MSTLRTPSLGPIVGHTTDTSCRLWIAASDALDEKGVAEDIRTIGVIGVVSSNGRVAADNIFYFRLRREYHRTGTFNLGVDTSLWGNEAARKQLKPFVLTPGTRYRVRMASLNVDDAGNNDDDVSSESVVQRLPDPGAWANDLNRSGADKMYVEAEFTTRASAVPGQASALSFLLGSCRYPGLLWKRKNSDTIFGPMQSEHADAQMVLMVGDQIYADLFNRLVPVGLADTFEEFEERYHSAFGSPNIRQLLAHMPTYMILDDHEIEDNWTQDRIRKDRDKRLLFNLAMGAYMSYQWSHGPRFADSYVHGRAMTGDDKYLQQLQTNQLFYDFSCGHYPFFVLDTRTQRFLDDVPDALDDNHLLGRPSLHPSEPGQLDRLCAWLRHMQEDRGNVPKFVVTSSVFVPNGVDTVGTDPDAVRHKNDSDAWSAFPTTRRTVLETLVEHQVQNVVFLSGDIHCSNISRLQFSAAGQGLKCFAVTSSAFYWPFPFADGDPAGYVHDSTAPQTPDSFALFDGTQTMDYHTWAFTQADNFARLDVKPDHAQLVVQFYGADGEPLVTRKQDDSVDNQPQRLQLEPW, encoded by the coding sequence GTGAGCACCCTTCGTACTCCTTCCTTAGGCCCGATCGTCGGGCACACCACCGACACTTCTTGCCGTTTATGGATCGCCGCGTCCGATGCCCTGGACGAGAAGGGCGTGGCGGAGGACATCCGTACCATCGGCGTCATTGGCGTGGTGAGCAGCAACGGCCGGGTCGCGGCGGACAACATCTTCTACTTTCGCTTGCGGCGTGAGTACCACCGCACCGGCACCTTCAATCTCGGGGTCGACACCAGCCTGTGGGGCAACGAGGCCGCGCGCAAGCAGCTCAAGCCCTTTGTGCTGACGCCGGGCACCCGTTACCGGGTGCGCATGGCCTCGCTCAACGTCGATGACGCCGGCAACAACGATGACGACGTGTCCAGCGAGTCGGTGGTGCAGCGCCTGCCCGATCCCGGGGCCTGGGCCAATGACTTGAACCGCAGCGGGGCCGACAAGATGTACGTCGAGGCCGAGTTCACCACTCGGGCCAGTGCGGTGCCCGGCCAGGCATCGGCCCTGAGCTTCCTGCTGGGCTCCTGCCGCTACCCGGGGCTGCTGTGGAAACGCAAGAACTCCGACACGATCTTCGGGCCGATGCAGAGCGAACACGCCGATGCGCAGATGGTGCTGATGGTCGGCGACCAGATCTACGCCGACCTGTTCAACCGCCTGGTGCCGGTGGGGCTGGCGGACACCTTCGAGGAGTTCGAGGAGCGCTACCACAGCGCCTTTGGCTCACCGAACATCCGCCAACTGCTGGCCCACATGCCCACCTACATGATCCTTGACGACCACGAGATCGAGGACAACTGGACCCAGGATCGGATCCGCAAGGACCGTGACAAGCGCCTGCTGTTCAACCTCGCCATGGGCGCCTACATGAGCTACCAGTGGAGTCATGGGCCACGCTTCGCCGACAGCTATGTCCATGGCCGGGCCATGACCGGTGACGACAAGTACCTGCAGCAGTTGCAGACCAACCAGCTGTTCTATGACTTCTCCTGTGGCCACTACCCGTTCTTCGTCCTCGACACCCGGACCCAGCGCTTTCTCGACGATGTGCCGGACGCCCTGGACGACAACCACCTGCTGGGCCGTCCCTCGCTGCACCCCAGCGAACCGGGTCAGCTCGACCGGCTGTGTGCCTGGCTGCGGCACATGCAGGAGGATCGGGGCAACGTGCCCAAGTTCGTGGTCACTTCCAGCGTCTTCGTGCCCAACGGTGTGGATACCGTGGGCACAGACCCTGATGCCGTGCGCCACAAGAACGACAGTGACGCCTGGTCGGCTTTCCCCACCACGCGCCGCACCGTGCTGGAAACCCTGGTCGAGCATCAGGTGCAGAACGTGGTGTTCCTTTCCGGGGACATTCACTGCTCGAACATTTCCCGCTTGCAGTTCAGCGCCGCGGGTCAGGGGTTGAAGTGCTTCGCGGTCACCTCGTCGGCGTTCTACTGGCCCTTTCCCTTTGCCGACGGCGATCCGGCCGGGTACGTGCACGACTCGACGGCACCGCAGACGCCCGATAGCTTTGCGCTCTTCGACGGTACGCAGACCATGGACTACCACACCTGGGCCTTCACCCAGGCGGACAACTTTGCCCGCCTGGACGTGAAACCCGATCACGCTCAACTGGTGGTGCAGTTCTACGGTGCCGACGGCGAGCCACTGGTGACCCGCAAGCAGGACGACAGCGTGGACAACCAG